One stretch of Kocuria turfanensis DNA includes these proteins:
- a CDS encoding MinD/ParA family ATP-binding protein, producing the protein MRMTATIDSTGAVELDTAGQITRENHSTVGDARRSVMATAKTLAEQTSQDTQLHIDDPSGSRTFLVGVDGTSRQESPAPATVQAPAESVATVEPVASAPIESPAPVESVESVEPESVSAVEPMVPASVETAQVAATSTAPNPFLGGRPSTARTVAESEAAGSRRESLPSFVDRPEVDAPAQHGWRGALNSMGLRLGPSAAELSQRQDEAAVSAHWAGPRTIAVLNPKGGAGKTPTVICLAAVFARLSGGGVLAWDNNNSLGSLGWRTFDAGHEATVVDLLGRTEHFMTSDARVGDLSGYVHHQPADRYDVLRSDDRSGDQERHMVTGDEVDRLHAVAAKYYRAIVMDSGNTERGANWQAMIGHADQVVIPVKSVDDAAEGASRVLAALHAGDPHAQELARNAVVVVLCCEPGHRKTKAKELADEFAPYVRAVVTISYDRALVEGRVRFSAMTPATRRAWLRAGAAVREGL; encoded by the coding sequence ATGAGAATGACCGCGACGATCGACTCCACCGGTGCTGTAGAGCTGGACACCGCCGGGCAGATCACCCGGGAGAACCACTCCACCGTGGGCGATGCCCGCCGTTCGGTGATGGCCACGGCAAAGACCCTGGCGGAGCAGACCAGCCAGGACACCCAGCTGCACATCGATGACCCTTCCGGGTCCCGCACGTTCCTGGTCGGTGTCGATGGCACCTCCCGGCAGGAAAGCCCGGCACCGGCCACCGTGCAGGCCCCGGCTGAGTCCGTGGCTACGGTGGAGCCGGTGGCATCAGCCCCCATCGAGTCCCCGGCCCCGGTTGAGTCGGTCGAGTCCGTTGAGCCTGAGTCGGTGTCTGCTGTGGAGCCGATGGTGCCGGCGTCGGTGGAGACGGCCCAGGTGGCTGCGACCTCCACGGCCCCTAATCCGTTTCTCGGCGGTCGCCCGTCCACGGCCCGGACGGTGGCGGAATCCGAGGCGGCTGGAAGCCGGCGGGAGTCGTTGCCCTCCTTCGTGGACCGCCCCGAGGTGGACGCCCCGGCTCAACACGGATGGCGCGGGGCGCTGAACTCGATGGGCCTGCGCCTGGGACCTTCGGCCGCGGAGCTGAGCCAGCGCCAGGACGAGGCCGCGGTGTCAGCCCACTGGGCCGGGCCGCGCACGATCGCGGTCCTGAACCCCAAGGGCGGGGCCGGGAAGACGCCCACGGTAATCTGCCTGGCGGCCGTGTTCGCCCGCCTCTCCGGTGGCGGAGTGCTGGCCTGGGACAACAACAACTCCCTGGGCTCACTGGGCTGGCGCACCTTCGATGCCGGGCACGAGGCGACCGTGGTCGATCTGCTCGGGCGCACCGAGCACTTCATGACCTCCGATGCCCGGGTGGGCGATCTGTCCGGGTACGTCCACCACCAGCCGGCCGATCGCTACGACGTTCTGCGCTCCGATGACCGCTCCGGGGACCAGGAGCGGCACATGGTCACCGGAGACGAGGTGGACCGGCTGCACGCGGTGGCCGCGAAGTACTACCGGGCGATCGTGATGGATTCGGGCAACACCGAACGCGGAGCGAACTGGCAGGCAATGATCGGCCACGCCGATCAGGTGGTGATCCCGGTGAAGTCCGTCGATGACGCCGCCGAGGGCGCCTCCCGGGTGCTGGCCGCCCTGCACGCCGGGGACCCCCACGCCCAGGAGCTCGCGCGTAACGCGGTGGTGGTGGTGCTGTGCTGCGAGCCCGGCCACCGGAAGACCAAGGCCAAGGAGCTGGCTGATGAGTTCGCCCCCTACGTCCGTGCGGTGGTGACGATCTCCTATGACCGGGCGCTGGTGGAGGGTCGGGTGCGGTTCTCCGCGATGACCCCGGCCACCCGCCGGGCCTGGCTGCGCGCCGGGGCGGCAGTGCGGGAGGGACTGTGA
- a CDS encoding transglycosylase SLT domain-containing protein translates to MRDEESHGSSTLAIAVLALGGVMAIGVPVVGLAGLALVADMQASANSGCVPSTVVSDEDPGDGVINVPNGWGPLVEEAAKTAGLPASVAAAQLKQESNWNPDAGSSAGAQGIAQFMPDTWAQYGNGGNVTDPEDAIPAYGRYMADLRNEVKSLAGDDADQLVRLTLAAYNAGPGAVLEHEGVPPFAETQRYVERILDGGQFEFSAGCAAPTGGKAWDGDLGEGEWTTPLPGGRFTSGYGGRSVPGLPDWAQNHMGVDFATPGTGGSAGGAVIAPTDLRITGFNAPDGCVIAKEDGDDPDFGFAFCHLNSWGVKKGQRLTRGDVIGTEGNRGQFGMATHLHFEIYRPGAPDVVFPYQGFNIDPESILREKGAWPE, encoded by the coding sequence GTGAGAGATGAGGAGTCCCACGGCTCATCCACTCTGGCTATCGCTGTCCTGGCGCTGGGCGGGGTGATGGCGATCGGTGTGCCCGTCGTGGGTTTGGCCGGACTTGCACTGGTGGCGGACATGCAGGCGTCAGCCAATAGCGGGTGCGTCCCTTCCACGGTCGTCTCCGACGAGGACCCCGGGGACGGCGTGATCAACGTTCCCAACGGCTGGGGTCCACTGGTGGAGGAGGCGGCCAAGACGGCCGGACTCCCTGCAAGTGTCGCGGCTGCCCAGCTCAAGCAGGAGTCCAACTGGAACCCGGACGCCGGCAGCTCCGCCGGGGCCCAAGGCATCGCCCAGTTCATGCCCGACACCTGGGCCCAGTACGGGAACGGCGGAAACGTGACTGACCCCGAGGACGCGATTCCCGCCTACGGCCGCTACATGGCAGACCTCAGGAATGAGGTGAAGTCCCTGGCCGGTGACGACGCGGACCAGTTGGTGCGTCTGACCTTGGCTGCCTACAACGCCGGCCCCGGTGCGGTGCTCGAGCACGAGGGTGTGCCGCCGTTCGCGGAGACCCAGCGCTACGTGGAGAGAATCCTCGACGGCGGTCAGTTCGAGTTCTCCGCCGGCTGTGCGGCCCCCACCGGCGGCAAGGCGTGGGACGGGGACCTCGGGGAGGGGGAGTGGACCACGCCGTTGCCCGGTGGAAGGTTCACCTCCGGCTATGGGGGCCGCAGTGTCCCGGGCCTGCCCGATTGGGCGCAGAACCACATGGGGGTGGATTTCGCCACCCCGGGTACTGGTGGCAGTGCGGGTGGGGCGGTGATCGCCCCGACCGATCTACGCATCACCGGGTTCAACGCCCCGGATGGATGCGTGATCGCCAAGGAAGACGGGGACGATCCTGATTTCGGGTTCGCCTTCTGTCACCTGAACTCCTGGGGCGTGAAGAAGGGTCAGCGCCTCACCCGCGGCGATGTGATCGGCACCGAGGGCAATCGGGGCCAGTTCGGGATGGCCACGCACCTGCACTTTGAGATTTATCGGCCCGGGGCTCCCGACGTCGTTTTCCCCTACCAGGGTTTCAACATCGACCCCGAGTCGATCCTGCGAGAGAAAGGAGCGTGGCCCGAATGA
- a CDS encoding ArsR/SmtB family transcription factor: MPSVVRPAGQPDLVAEAAKVFGNTVRLSIINALRQGPALRADLVERTGLPAKTLGAQLTELEAMDAVKAEAQQSRGRPMLYYANHARLERLLSALTQYVLADVRSAGAETRIEPH; the protein is encoded by the coding sequence GTGCCGTCCGTAGTTCGCCCTGCAGGTCAGCCTGATCTTGTTGCCGAAGCCGCCAAGGTGTTCGGCAACACCGTCCGGCTGTCGATCATCAATGCCCTCAGGCAGGGACCGGCGCTACGTGCGGACCTGGTGGAACGAACGGGGCTCCCGGCCAAGACTCTCGGTGCTCAGTTGACCGAGCTGGAGGCCATGGATGCCGTGAAGGCGGAGGCGCAGCAGAGCCGTGGCCGGCCGATGCTGTACTACGCGAATCACGCACGGCTCGAGAGGCTGCTGTCTGCTCTCACGCAGTATGTCCTGGCGGATGTGCGGAGTGCGGGTGCGGAGACGCGCATCGAGCCTCACTGA
- a CDS encoding GAF and ANTAR domain-containing protein has product MTRDADPLVEDLVVLFTGLHEVLVGQAAAPSAVTQIAQLAVHLIGPAAGAGVSLLEPGGAQITAAATDAVVEAVDGVEDELGEGPCLSAWASAVPERVEDTGTETRWPGWSTAVTGMGVGAVLAVPLVAGGQTLGVIKVYATTPHAFSATDERSLELLAAALAALLTGGQASQDPPRVSTALRAVLTRRQTVDTATGVLMERHHLDRTQAMARLQEAAEHEHQSVPEAARRLLDPPEGPVR; this is encoded by the coding sequence ATGACACGGGATGCGGATCCGTTGGTGGAGGATTTGGTGGTGCTGTTCACCGGCCTGCACGAGGTGCTGGTGGGTCAGGCGGCCGCCCCGAGTGCGGTGACCCAGATCGCCCAGCTGGCCGTGCACCTGATCGGCCCGGCGGCCGGGGCCGGGGTGTCTTTGCTAGAACCGGGCGGGGCTCAGATCACCGCGGCGGCCACGGATGCGGTGGTCGAGGCCGTCGACGGGGTCGAGGACGAGCTCGGGGAAGGCCCGTGTTTGAGTGCGTGGGCCAGTGCGGTCCCCGAACGCGTCGAGGACACCGGGACAGAGACCCGATGGCCGGGTTGGTCGACGGCCGTGACCGGGATGGGGGTGGGCGCGGTGCTGGCCGTGCCCTTGGTGGCCGGCGGTCAGACCCTGGGCGTGATCAAGGTCTACGCCACCACCCCTCACGCCTTCAGTGCCACCGATGAGCGGTCCTTGGAGCTACTGGCCGCAGCCTTGGCCGCCCTGCTCACCGGAGGCCAGGCCAGCCAGGACCCACCCCGGGTGAGCACGGCGCTGCGTGCGGTGCTCACCCGCCGGCAGACCGTCGACACCGCCACCGGGGTGTTGATGGAACGCCACCACCTGGACCGGACCCAGGCAATGGCTCGCCTGCAGGAGGCCGCCGAGCACGAGCACCAATCGGTGCCCGAGGCCGCCCGCCGGCTCCTGGACCCCCCGGAAGGACCCGTGCGGTAA
- a CDS encoding DUF6668 family protein, protein MDSPRNPFVAAPEVIEEEDPMEEDPILGARDSIRGPQNLQQRLAEEPAPAEEPAAPVDVSQATLWLVGASGGVGTSTLARLCSESIVDAGVQEPEWAGRALLVCSTSAASLESAAQLARKSATGQLPYELVGLVIVHDRPKNRITKPTLSFARSVARMFPVAMTVPYESSWREVGVTPSPSSTRLKTVLRKIHRIAQTGH, encoded by the coding sequence GTGGACAGCCCTCGCAACCCTTTCGTGGCCGCGCCGGAGGTCATCGAAGAGGAGGACCCGATGGAGGAGGACCCGATTCTCGGGGCCCGGGACTCCATCCGTGGGCCGCAGAACCTCCAGCAGAGGCTGGCCGAGGAACCGGCGCCCGCCGAGGAGCCGGCCGCCCCGGTGGACGTCTCCCAGGCCACGCTGTGGCTGGTCGGTGCCTCTGGCGGGGTAGGGACCTCCACGCTGGCCAGGCTGTGCTCCGAATCAATCGTGGACGCGGGCGTGCAAGAACCGGAATGGGCGGGACGGGCGCTGCTGGTGTGCTCCACCAGCGCAGCCTCCCTGGAGTCAGCGGCCCAACTGGCGCGCAAGTCCGCCACCGGGCAACTGCCCTATGAGCTGGTCGGTTTGGTCATCGTCCACGACCGGCCCAAGAACCGGATCACCAAGCCCACCCTGAGCTTCGCCCGCAGTGTGGCGCGGATGTTCCCGGTGGCCATGACGGTCCCCTATGAGTCTTCGTGGCGCGAGGTCGGCGTCACCCCCAGTCCTTCCAGCACCCGGCTGAAAACCGTGCTGCGGAAGATCCACAGAATCGCCCAGACCGGGCACTGA